The proteins below come from a single Gimesia alba genomic window:
- a CDS encoding lactonase family protein yields the protein MSYEQVLFLFPVIAGMVFSNATNSVAAEKPLVFISAFAPGDKGAIHAYEFNPETGELKLVERTTNVEHPFFLAVSPDNKYLYSIHAPGKFGGKDNEYVSAFELQGRTGKLKLLNRQSSLGTASCYLDIDQSGKSVVVANYTTGSIASLPVKKDGSLEEAATFAQHTGSSVNPKRQKEPHAHCSVISPDQKFVFAADLGLDKIMAYELDSKTAKLTPSPQPFVRTIPGAGPRHLTFHPNGKQLYVINELKNSITEFDFDPQTGTLIEQETISTLPEDFEGTSYCADLKITPDGRFLYGTNRGHDSIAAYRIDDDGKLSLLEIEPSLGKGPQNLAITADGKYLLCANMPGNNVIVFQIDDQSGKLTPVGDPTSIPSPSCIMIR from the coding sequence ATGTCATACGAGCAGGTACTGTTTTTGTTTCCGGTCATCGCAGGCATGGTCTTCAGCAATGCCACCAACAGCGTCGCAGCTGAAAAACCACTCGTCTTTATCTCCGCATTTGCCCCGGGTGACAAAGGGGCCATACATGCTTATGAGTTCAATCCCGAAACCGGAGAATTGAAACTGGTCGAACGAACCACCAATGTGGAACATCCCTTTTTTCTGGCGGTTTCGCCCGATAACAAGTACCTGTATTCGATTCATGCTCCCGGGAAATTTGGAGGCAAAGACAACGAATATGTGTCTGCCTTTGAGCTACAGGGGCGCACCGGCAAATTGAAACTGTTGAACCGGCAATCCTCACTGGGAACCGCGTCCTGTTACCTGGATATCGATCAATCCGGCAAATCGGTTGTCGTCGCCAATTATACCACTGGCAGCATTGCCTCGTTGCCTGTCAAAAAAGATGGCTCGCTGGAAGAAGCCGCCACGTTTGCTCAACACACCGGTTCCAGCGTAAATCCTAAGCGTCAGAAAGAACCACACGCGCATTGCAGCGTCATCAGTCCCGATCAAAAATTTGTTTTCGCCGCTGATCTGGGCTTGGATAAAATCATGGCCTATGAACTCGATTCGAAAACAGCCAAACTCACTCCCAGCCCTCAGCCTTTTGTCCGCACGATTCCCGGTGCCGGCCCAAGGCATCTGACGTTTCACCCCAATGGTAAACAGCTTTACGTGATCAACGAGCTCAAAAACTCCATCACCGAATTCGACTTTGATCCCCAAACCGGCACGCTGATTGAGCAGGAAACCATTTCCACGCTGCCCGAAGACTTCGAAGGGACGAGCTACTGTGCCGATCTGAAGATCACTCCTGATGGCCGCTTTCTCTACGGGACAAATCGCGGGCATGACAGCATCGCCGCCTATCGAATTGACGATGATGGAAAATTGAGCCTGTTGGAAATCGAACCCAGTCTTGGTAAAGGGCCCCAAAACCTGGCCATTACCGCAGATGGGAAATATCTGCTCTGTGCCAATATGCCCGGCAATAATGTGATCGTATTTCAAATCGACGATCAAAGTGGCAAACTGACACCTGTGGGAGATCCCACTTCCATTCCCAGCCCGTCCTGCATTATGATTCGCTAA
- a CDS encoding metallophosphoesterase family protein: MNPPGNQWTFLHVNDSHMGTARSYRFRPAINKRWAAIKQQMSEIDADLLLHGGDLTRDGDTHEFEYQQAREDLDTLPFPTFVIPGNMDVGNKHASQTGVKHRWDPKGLGWNDPDLNMTAKRLDLFSNYFGPLQWSFLHRNIRFTGFYAAVAGTGLPHEARFWRMLERLPDLPAAKHHVAVMHYWPFMEHPDEPAWDLTDGDQYDNWYFSIDPPHRQRLWEILKASNVEILFCGHVHTGRPVQHIDGIRLYRTQAAGNTGQLAERWPEADTSFGFHRCDVTDSGIDVTYIRGNDQCEEFGTFGPLGHPPIEERDYSVAEEQPPIQPDADL; encoded by the coding sequence ATGAATCCTCCCGGCAATCAATGGACGTTTCTGCATGTCAATGACAGTCATATGGGAACCGCACGTTCCTATCGGTTCCGCCCCGCCATTAATAAACGCTGGGCGGCGATTAAACAGCAGATGTCGGAAATCGACGCCGATCTACTACTACACGGTGGCGATCTGACACGCGACGGCGACACTCACGAATTCGAATATCAACAGGCCCGCGAAGATCTGGATACGCTCCCCTTCCCCACGTTTGTCATTCCCGGCAACATGGATGTCGGCAACAAGCATGCCTCACAAACCGGAGTCAAGCATCGCTGGGATCCGAAGGGGCTTGGCTGGAACGACCCCGATCTGAATATGACAGCCAAACGCCTGGACCTGTTCAGCAATTATTTTGGCCCGCTACAATGGTCGTTCCTGCATCGTAATATCCGATTTACCGGCTTCTATGCCGCGGTCGCAGGGACAGGACTGCCTCACGAAGCACGCTTCTGGCGAATGCTGGAACGGCTGCCCGATCTTCCCGCGGCAAAACACCATGTCGCCGTCATGCATTATTGGCCGTTCATGGAACATCCCGATGAACCAGCCTGGGATCTGACGGACGGCGATCAGTATGACAACTGGTATTTCTCGATTGATCCGCCTCATCGACAACGTTTATGGGAAATTCTCAAAGCCTCGAATGTGGAAATTCTGTTCTGCGGTCACGTTCATACAGGACGTCCCGTCCAACACATCGATGGGATTCGACTCTACCGCACGCAGGCAGCCGGGAATACGGGGCAACTGGCTGAACGCTGGCCTGAGGCGGATACCAGTTTCGGCTTTCACCGCTGTGATGTCACAGACTCAGGCATTGACGTGACCTACATTCGGGGAAATGACCAATGCGAAGAATTCGGCACCTTCGGCCCGCTGGGACATCCCCCCATTGAAGAACGCGATTATTCCGTCGCCGAGGAACAACCCCCAATCCAACCTGATGCAGATTTATAA
- a CDS encoding dihydrofolate reductase family protein: MRVSVYIATSLDGFIARKNGDLDWLPGSDGTSEQSEEDFGYHEFMDSVDVLIMGHHTFETVLAFGIEWPYSEKRVIVLSSQLLQIPSDLPATVEASSCSPADLIQQLSDEGYQRAYIDGGKTIQSFLKAGLIQDMIITRIPILIGSGISLFGPIDNDRKLRHINTRTFENGFVQSQYELENETGTFPFFNLK; the protein is encoded by the coding sequence GTGAGAGTCTCTGTCTACATCGCCACCAGTCTGGATGGATTCATTGCCCGAAAAAATGGCGACCTGGACTGGCTACCCGGCAGTGATGGTACCAGTGAGCAAAGTGAAGAAGATTTTGGATATCACGAGTTCATGGACTCGGTCGATGTCCTGATCATGGGCCACCATACTTTTGAAACAGTTCTCGCCTTCGGAATCGAATGGCCTTACAGCGAAAAACGGGTGATTGTACTCAGCAGTCAGCTTCTTCAAATCCCCAGCGATTTACCGGCGACAGTGGAAGCATCATCCTGCTCTCCTGCCGACCTGATTCAACAACTTTCTGATGAGGGATACCAACGTGCCTACATCGATGGCGGAAAAACCATTCAGAGTTTTCTCAAGGCGGGACTCATACAGGACATGATCATCACGCGCATTCCCATCCTGATAGGCAGCGGCATTTCTCTCTTTGGGCCTATCGACAACGATCGAAAACTTCGTCACATCAACACCCGCACATTTGAAAATGGATTCGTGCAAAGCCAATACGAGCTGGAAAATGAAACAGGCACTTTTCCATTTTTTAATTTGAAGTGA
- a CDS encoding nuclear transport factor 2 family protein produces MTLRFAILAAVFCVLTNPLLFAEDKSTEADAELLKAVKKLDEAFSKRDKETIRKMTDRRHMSISPSYQFFNQKDQLKALPELKLSLFKTGKKTIIHTTPRSALITYEANIEGTFEGKQLAKHVQIVECWIKRKGNWIEVSYQETPLP; encoded by the coding sequence ATGACTCTTCGCTTTGCAATTCTCGCAGCCGTCTTCTGCGTTCTTACAAATCCCCTACTATTCGCCGAAGATAAGTCAACCGAAGCGGATGCTGAACTCTTGAAAGCAGTCAAAAAGCTGGATGAAGCGTTCTCAAAGCGGGACAAAGAAACAATTCGCAAAATGACCGATCGTCGGCATATGTCGATCTCCCCCTCTTATCAATTTTTTAACCAGAAAGATCAGTTAAAAGCCCTTCCCGAACTCAAACTGAGTCTTTTTAAGACCGGTAAAAAAACGATCATTCACACTACGCCCCGCTCGGCCCTGATCACCTACGAAGCCAATATCGAAGGCACCTTCGAAGGTAAACAACTCGCGAAGCATGTGCAGATTGTCGAGTGCTGGATCAAACGCAAAGGAAACTGGATCGAAGTCTCATACCAGGAAACTCCGCTTCCTTAA
- a CDS encoding sugar phosphate isomerase/epimerase family protein has protein sequence MKISRREFLNAGSGALVASCLGTASLKADSESKPRKNNPLNKTLGITTSSFSGHIAPQATKGKITLLELPRILRNELGMTVIDLNTSTLASTDKKYLDQVRAAADKAGCVLTNLKMNQRNLDMNSSDAATRTKALTTYKESIDVASHLGLKWARPLPLVKRPDMKIHIASYRELCDYGAERNVQLLVENYGWMQDDPASVVKLVEAIGHNVAACPDTGNWDSEPIRYAGLEQTFPIAVTCDFKARNLGPQGEHPLYDLKRCFEIGWNAGFRGPWCFEHANKDRKQLFRELVLMREMLQGWIQEAANAS, from the coding sequence ATGAAAATTTCGCGAAGAGAGTTTTTGAATGCGGGCAGTGGTGCTTTGGTCGCTTCTTGTTTGGGAACAGCCTCGCTCAAAGCGGATTCCGAAAGCAAGCCGCGGAAAAATAACCCACTCAACAAAACGCTGGGGATTACGACTTCCTCATTTTCAGGGCACATCGCTCCACAGGCGACAAAAGGGAAAATTACGCTGCTGGAACTTCCCCGAATTCTGCGAAATGAACTCGGGATGACGGTGATAGACCTGAATACATCAACCCTGGCGTCGACGGACAAAAAATATCTCGATCAGGTCCGGGCTGCAGCGGACAAGGCGGGTTGTGTCTTAACCAATTTGAAAATGAACCAGCGTAATCTGGATATGAACAGTTCGGATGCAGCCACACGTACCAAAGCACTGACAACTTACAAAGAGTCCATCGACGTCGCCTCACACCTGGGGCTGAAATGGGCACGCCCATTACCACTTGTAAAACGACCTGATATGAAAATTCATATTGCCAGTTATCGTGAGTTATGCGATTACGGAGCAGAACGGAATGTGCAGTTGCTTGTGGAAAATTATGGCTGGATGCAGGACGATCCGGCATCGGTCGTCAAGCTGGTGGAAGCCATTGGCCACAATGTCGCCGCTTGTCCCGATACCGGAAACTGGGATAGTGAGCCGATCCGTTATGCCGGGTTGGAACAGACCTTTCCGATTGCAGTGACCTGTGATTTTAAAGCACGAAATCTGGGCCCGCAGGGAGAGCATCCGTTGTATGATCTCAAACGCTGTTTCGAGATTGGCTGGAATGCCGGTTTTCGCGGGCCGTGGTGCTTTGAGCATGCCAACAAAGATCGTAAGCAATTGTTTCGCGAACTGGTCCTGATGCGAGAAATGTTGCAAGGCTGGATTCAAGAGGCAGCAAATGCCTCTTGA
- a CDS encoding redoxin domain-containing protein: MKLPVRMPLMLLLITATCHSLIFASERDTPRPKIGSNAGTLQFKDIRYLTRSLSDFKEPKAFVLIACNTTCPLVKRYLPKLKRLEQKYGPQGVQFIALHTGPFDSIREIAEFGIEHEIPFPNVQDIKSRSVQALGLERTPEVAVLDAQYQLRYRGRIDDQYRIGGSLPRATQNNLVDALEAVLKNEPVEVPETNVDGCTITPHNPQRVAKSVTYYADIEPLIKQHCVDCHRAGTEAPFALTTLKEVQNNGAMIAEVVFDQRMPPWYGGTSHAEFANHRSMTRKERTLVADWFQAGMPAGEEPDDPAPVVSAEVGKWIIGEPDLKISMLETHTLPADGYIPYRYTVLPFIFPEDTWVSSIEIKPDNPSVVHHCNMAAVSLAKKWDESNFITGKVPGSGPTMLPEGLGILIPKGSALALQIHYTSTGKPEKCKISVGFKYVQGKVQKRYRFLIIKNTKFKIPPGAPHHEVSNSKTLDRDAHGIGLFAHMHLRGKDLSFRAHYPDGKDETLLVIPNYNFDWQIGYLWKDQRNFFPKGTRVEAIAHYDNSAFNPYNPDPTVSVRNGPQTYHEMMYAFFFYTYADEQLNLEIDPKTGQAVK; the protein is encoded by the coding sequence ATGAAGCTTCCTGTTCGAATGCCGTTAATGTTGCTACTGATCACTGCAACCTGCCACTCTCTGATTTTTGCCTCAGAGAGAGATACTCCCCGACCCAAAATAGGCTCAAATGCAGGAACGCTCCAGTTTAAAGACATTCGCTACCTGACCCGCTCGTTAAGTGACTTCAAAGAACCAAAGGCTTTCGTTCTCATCGCCTGTAATACCACCTGCCCGTTAGTGAAACGTTATCTGCCAAAACTAAAACGTCTTGAACAAAAATATGGTCCGCAGGGAGTTCAGTTTATCGCTTTGCATACCGGGCCTTTTGACTCGATTCGGGAAATCGCTGAATTTGGTATCGAACACGAGATTCCGTTCCCCAATGTTCAGGACATCAAAAGTCGTTCCGTGCAGGCGCTCGGTTTAGAGCGGACTCCCGAAGTCGCTGTGCTCGATGCACAGTACCAGCTCCGCTACCGCGGCCGCATTGATGATCAGTATCGCATCGGCGGCTCCCTGCCCCGGGCAACGCAGAACAATCTCGTCGACGCACTCGAAGCCGTTTTGAAAAATGAGCCGGTGGAAGTTCCTGAGACCAACGTCGATGGCTGCACGATTACGCCACATAATCCCCAACGCGTCGCGAAATCAGTGACCTACTATGCTGACATTGAGCCGTTAATCAAACAACATTGTGTCGACTGCCATCGCGCGGGCACTGAAGCGCCCTTTGCTTTAACGACATTGAAAGAAGTGCAAAACAACGGTGCGATGATCGCCGAGGTCGTCTTTGATCAGCGCATGCCCCCCTGGTATGGCGGCACGTCCCACGCCGAGTTTGCGAACCACAGGAGCATGACTCGCAAAGAACGCACACTCGTTGCCGACTGGTTCCAAGCCGGTATGCCCGCCGGCGAAGAACCGGACGACCCCGCTCCTGTGGTTTCTGCCGAAGTCGGTAAATGGATCATCGGCGAACCCGATCTGAAAATCAGCATGCTCGAAACCCATACGCTGCCAGCGGACGGATATATCCCCTACCGCTACACTGTGCTGCCGTTCATTTTCCCGGAAGATACCTGGGTTTCCTCGATTGAAATCAAACCGGATAATCCGAGCGTCGTACATCACTGCAATATGGCCGCCGTCAGTCTCGCGAAAAAATGGGATGAATCGAATTTCATCACTGGCAAAGTACCTGGCTCCGGTCCCACCATGCTGCCCGAGGGACTGGGAATTCTGATTCCCAAAGGGAGTGCCCTCGCGCTACAGATCCATTACACATCTACCGGAAAGCCAGAAAAATGCAAAATCTCGGTCGGCTTTAAATACGTGCAAGGCAAAGTACAGAAACGCTATCGCTTTCTGATCATCAAGAATACAAAGTTCAAAATCCCCCCCGGCGCCCCGCATCACGAAGTCAGTAATTCGAAAACGCTTGACCGCGATGCCCACGGCATCGGCCTGTTCGCTCACATGCATTTGCGCGGCAAAGACCTCTCATTCCGCGCCCACTATCCAGACGGAAAAGATGAGACGCTACTCGTGATCCCCAACTACAATTTTGACTGGCAGATCGGCTATCTCTGGAAAGACCAGCGCAATTTCTTCCCTAAAGGAACCCGCGTGGAAGCGATCGCTCATTATGACAATTCCGCCTTCAATCCTTATAACCCGGATCCAACCGTCAGCGTCAGAAACGGCCCGCAAACCTACCACGAAATGATGTACGCGTTTTTCTTCTACACTTACGCCGACGAACAGCTGAATTTGGAGATTGATCCGAAAACTGGTCAGGCAGTGAAGTAG